GAACGCGACTCTTTCATGTCCACCACAAGCCGCTCTACGCCGCGATTGGCGAGCCGGACAACCGGAATCGCAAGGTGGTCAGTCTGGGCCGGGCGATCGAGCGTCTGATGATCCTGGACGGAGTTCTCGCCGACCGGGCCCTCACGTGGCTTGGCACCGAGCGCGACAAACGGTCCTACTTCGTGCGCCGGGTTGGTGACCGCGTCGAACCGCACGAGTACCCGCGCCTGGTCTTCGGCAAAGCACCAAACACGACGATCCGGTACTTCCCGGACAAGCTACCGATTGGCATCGAGCCGTACGGCTGGCGGCATGTCTTCCTCTACCTGGCGACCAACCCGATGCCGATGGACTTTCGCCTCTTCCTACTTCGCCACGCCGAGCGGTTGCACGCGGTCAGTCGCTGGACCGTCCGCATTCTCTTTCCGGGGCAGCTCGCGACGGTGATGGCGCTGTTCAAGGGGGCCGGGTACGAACAGCTCGCCAGCCCTCTGCACCCGGCGGCCATTGAGGAGTTGAGGTGGCTCTTCCGCCAGCGCCGATCCCCATCCCACGATCATCCTGGCCTTGACGATGAACGACTGATGACCGCCACGAAGGCGTTTCGGGCGCCGCGGTTTCGGGCGCTCTATCGACGCTGGCTCGAGAACGGCGATCCGGCACTCTGGCTCGCGCAGTCCCCGGTATTTCGAGATGCGCTCGAACGCGATGAGGCGCAGGTTGAATGCGTCGTGCTGCCGTACGCGTACGCACATCTCTCTTCTCTAATTGCTACAGCCTGACGCGGCGACGTTGGGGGATGAGGGAGGGGATGAGCGGCTTGGAAGGACCCATCCCCCTGGAAGCTGACTGCGACGACGATGTGTTCCTCGTCCCGGCCGCTGCGCCAAGCGTTCGTTCTATGTCAGTAACCCACGAGCGCTGTGTGCCTTGGGTTGTCTGCGGGATGATGCATCAGGCGGCGCTTTGTGCCGCCCGTCCAGGCGAAGGCAGACCAGCGTAGCGACCAGCCGGGGCGTGAGCGACCCCCTGTCTGAACGCAAAACTCCCCCACGTGCCACACGAGGGGGTCGCTCACGCCCCGGCTGGAACGGCGACGAACGGTTCCACCGGTGGCTCTTGCATGGTCTTCCGCGCGCGCCACGAGGAGGCGCTGTCGCGTGCCGGACTCGCTGTTTCCATGCACCTTGTGTTGTCCCGAACGCTGGGTCCAAGTGCGCACGGAGAGGCGGCCCGCCGCGCGAGACTTTCTGCCGTGCGTGCGTGGGGTCATGTTAGAAATCGCCATTTTAGAGCGTTCTATATACGTAGAGGGTACGGTTGTCGGTCTGGCGACGGACGCACCGAGCCCGCTGAGCAGAGGGCCCGTCGGGTGCGCTGCCAAGGCCCGTTAGACCGTGCCGCCGACGAACCAGCCCGAACGACTCTTCGGCGTCGCCGATACGGCCGCCGCCGCCTCGGATCTTCGTTCCTTTCCGGTCGCCGTCACGCGGCCGGCGCGCGAGGCATAGCTTCGCGCGCGTCGATGTCGACCCCACGTCCACATCTGTGCCACCAACATGGCTCGCGCCCAGCACGCAGACGCGCACGGAACGAGCGCGTCTGCTGAGCGCCGATCGCCTTCGCTCCTAGAGCCAGGGTCCTCTCACTGCGACGTGCGCACGACTGGCTCGACGCGGTCGTGCATTCACGAACGGCATCGACGCCGCGAAGGAGCTGTCTATGAGCACGGGCCAGGCCATCACATCACGCGATTGTCGGGCGCCCCTCGGCCTCGTCAAGCCTCGTCGCTCCGCTCCGCCCCCTTCAGGGCTGGCGGGCTTGACGAGGGCCTCGGCGGCGCCCAAACGAGGCTCTTATGTGATGGCCCGACAGGTGCGCTCTCGCCGTTCGACCGACAGGCCAGACCGTCCGGCCCAGGCGCTACGGCGCGGGAGATACGACAGAGGCTCGTACGGGCGTGGCGGTCGGCGGTCACGCGCGGGCCGACCTCAGGCTCGTGACGGGCGCGGAGATGCTCTCTTGGCTGAGGTCGCTCATTGGATCGATGGGGATCCCGTGCTCCGAGAAAACGTGATCACGTACTTCGCGATCCTGCGAGAATGGTCCCTGACGCAGCACCCGTTCCACCGGCCGGTCGAGGCGAACAGACCGTGAAGCGACACCCACAGAAGGCGCCCGTAGAACACGCGCTGTCCAGCCGGGACGCCGTGCTGTACGTCCGCGTCTCGTCGAAAGAGCAGGAGAAGGATGGCTTCTCCATTCCGGCGCAGCGGAAGCTGCTGCGCGAGTACGCGGTGACCCACGGCTTCAATGTCATCAAGGAGTTCGAAGACATCGAAACCGCGAAGCGCACGGGACGCCCGGGTTTTGACGAAATGGTGGCCTTCCTCCAGGCCGCCTCTGGATCCTGTCGCGCGCTCTTAGTCGAGAAGACGGACCGTCTCTACCGGAACATCAAGGATTGGGTCACCATTGCGGACCTCGACATCGAGGTCCACCTGGTTAAGGAAGGTGTCGTCCTATCCGACGACTCGCGATCCTCCGAGAAGTTCATGCACGGGATCCGGGTCCTGATGGCCAAGAACTACATCGACAACCTTTCCGAGGAGGTTCGGAAGGGCATGCGTGAGAAGGCCGAACAGGGGCATTGGCCGACAGTCGCACACGTCGGGTACTTGAACAACCTCGAGACGCATCGGATCGAAGTTGACCACCTACGCGGACCGCTCGTGGCGCAGCTCTTTGAACGATATGCGCAGGGAGACGTCTCGCTGAAAGAGGTCACTCGCATCGCCGGCGAACTCGGGCTAACGCATCCGCGCTCGGAACGGCGTCTGGTGAAATCAGAGGTTCATCGCATCCTCCGGAACCCGATCTACGCCGGCGAGTTCCTTTGGAAGGGCAAACGTTACAAGGGTCTCCATCAGCCGATCATCTCGATGGCGTTGTTCGAGCAGGTCCAGGACGTGTTCGAGGCCGCGAACCGACCGAAATACACCAAGCGGCGGCATGCGTTCACGGGCCTGGTGGCCTGCGGACGTTGCGGTTGTGCAATGACCGCCGAGATCAAGAAGGGCCGCTACGTGTACTACCACTGCACCGGCGGACGCGGGTCTTGCGGCAACACGTATGTCCGCCAAGAAGAGCTCTCCCGGCTGTTTGCCGACATCGTCAAGCGCATCCAGGTGCCCATCGACGTTGTGGACTGGATCGCCGAAGCGTTGTGCGAGAGCCAGAGCGACAAAGAGCGCTACCACCGAACGGCCGTGATGCAGTTGCAGCAGCGGTACCTCGCCGTTCAGTCGAAGCTCGACAAAGCGTACGACGACCGCCTGGGCGGACGAATCAGCGACGAACTGTGGCTCAGAAAGTCCGCAGAGTGGGAGGCTGAGCTCCCTTCCATACGGCGCGAGACGGCACGCCACGAACACGCCAGCCACGATTACGCGGCCACGGGGTCGAAGATTCTAGAACTCGCGAAAAACGCCCGCAGTCTGTTCATTCGGCAGGATCCCCGTGAACAGGCGCGACTGCTGAAAATGCTGGTATCGAACTCGAAGTTCGATCGCGGAAGTCTTTCAGTTTCTTACGTTAGGCCGTTTCGACCTGCTCGTCGAAGGCAACGAAACTGGAGATTGGCTGGGAGGCAGGGATTCGAGCCTGGTTCCGATGAGCCGCAGGCGAATCGGCCGCGCCTGAAACCGGGCCGGGCAGCCAATGAGCGAGCGAAGCGAGCGAGATTGGCTGGGAGGCAGGGATTCGAACCCCGATACCCGCGTCCAGAGCGCGGTGTCCTACCGTTGAACGACCTCCCAGCAAGGAGGGCCCCGCGCAGGGCCAGGGAATCTCTAATATTACCCGAATGAGCGCCGAGCGAGCAACAGCAGCCCTGTCAGGACATTAGCGCCGGAGGTCAGCACTTCTCCATGCTACCGCCGCCGCGCAGACGCTAGAAGCTGTCAACCTGGACGTAGGCATCGATCAGCTTCTGCTCCCCTTCCACACCCGGAAACGCATTGCCATGCTCCATGCCGAAGACGAAGTCCCGACTGGTTTCTTGCATCTTCTGGTGGACGTGCTCGAAGACGTTCGCGTAGTTGATCTCGCCGGTCGTGGGCTCCTTACGGCCCGGCACGTCGCCGATCTGGAAGTAGCCGATCTCCTCCCACGCCCAGTCGATGTGCGGGATGATGTGCCCCTCGTTCCGCTGCATGTGGTAGATGTCGAAGAGGATCTTGCACGCTGGGCTGTTGACCGCGCGGCAGATTTCGTAAGTCTGATCAGACGTACGCAGAAAGAGATCCGGCGTGTCGCTGAGCGGCTCGAGCACCATCGTGAGGTCATGCTTGGCAAGCACGTCGGCGCCGGCGCGCAGCACGTCGATGACATGCCCCGTCTGAATGCCAATCGGAAGCTGGCGCTCGAAATTACCGGGAACCACAGTCATCCACCTCGCGCTCACACGCTTGGCGACGACGACGGCAGCCTCGCACGCCTTCGCGAAGAGGCCCGGGTTCTCAGGCTTGCCGGTGGTGAACATCATGTTGTCGTTCCCACCCGTGTCGATGACGAACACGCCCATCGTCATGCCAAGCTTCGCGAGCGTGTCACCGATCTGTTGCTGTAGCTCCGGCGTTCGCCGCATCATGCGGTTGTCCTCCAAGGCCGTGAATCCCTGGTCGGCCATGAAGCGGAGCTGATCGAGCGGACCCTCTCCCGCTGAATTGCTGAACATTCCGAAGTGCGGGGCGTACTTCAATTTGAACGTGCGTTTGGCCGCCGACTGAGCCGCGGCCTCCGTTACCGCGCCAGCGGTTGCAATCGATGCCACCGCGGCAGTCCTCTGAATGAAGTGACGTCGATTCATGGGCATCTCGCGCAGTCCTCGGGTTGTGTGTGAGATTCTAGGACAACTCCGGGCCCGGGCGACGAAAATTCGCCGGACAACACGCGTCCCCTTTCCGTCTTTCCGTTACAATCCTTCCCGATGACGCTGCCAGACTTTCGCGCAACGCTGTCGGAGACGGCACCACCTGATCCGCTGCCAGCTGCATTGCGGGCTCTGTGGCACGACGCCAAGGGCGATTGGGATCGCGCGCACGCCATCGTCCAGGACGACGACTCAGCCGACGCAGCCCGCGTGCACGCGTATCTGCACCGCAAGGAAGGGGACCTGGGCAACGCCCGGTATTGGTATCGGCGCGCCGGCCAGCCCGAGGCCGCCGCTTCACTGGACGATGAGTGGGCAGCCATTGTGGAGGAGCTGCTCGACCGCACGTAGCCACTGATCGCCCGACCTTTAGGTCGGGCGCTGCTAGTCGATGTGGCCGAGACGCACGCGAAACCGCGTGCGGTCGCCGCGGTAATAGTCTGTGGCGTACTCGACAGGCGTTCCCTTCGAATAGCCAATCCGCGTGATGAGCAATGCGGGCGAGCCTGGCGCTACGGCCAGCCGCTTGGCATCCTCGCCGTTGAGCGTGACCGCCTCGAAGGTCTGCGTGGCATCGTCCGGGCGGCGCGAGTAGACCTGCTCCATGATGTCGTAGACGTGCTTGCGCTTGAGGTCCTGGTCCAAGAAGCCAGGGAAGAGGCGCGCGGGCAAGAACGTCGTCGCGATGACCAAGGGCTGCTTGTTTCCGAGGCGCAGGCGGCGGAGATAGATCACGCGCTCGCCGACGGGAAGATGCAGCGCTGCGAGGACCGGCGAGTCCACCGCGGAGAGCTCCTGGATTTCCGCCGCGAGCAGGCGCGCGCCTGCCTTCATACCGCGGTGCGCCATCACCTCCGAGAAGCTGAAAAGCTCGTCGAGCTCCTGGTCGACGAGCGGCTCCGATACGAAGTTGCCGACGGCACGCCTGGCGTAGATGAAGCCACTCGCCTGGAGCCGCGCCAACGCGCGCCGCACGGTCTCGCGCGCCACGCCGTACTTCTCCATCAGCGCGTGCTCGGAAGGGAGCTTCGTATTCGGCTGGAGCGCACCGGAGACGATCTCCTCGTGGATCGCATCCGCGATGCGAACATAGATCGGGAGGTCGCGATCGACGCGACCAAACGGCTGCGCCATGTCGTCACTATAGAACCGTTGAGGACGAAAACTTGACGCATTATGTCAAGTTTCGAGAAACGGACGCCTCGGCGAGGCGTCCCTACCACGATGGTAGGGCGCGTTCGCCGACTCGTCCGCCGTAGCGCGGAGCGCAAAGGCGTGAACGCACCGTGAGCGTCGGGGAGCGCGGCCGGAGGCCGCGCTCCGCTAGAATATTCGTCAGCGGGCGCTCTCGGCGCAGGCTCGGTCGTGCGGCGCTCTGAACGCCTGCGTGGCTGTGATGACGTTGTGGTACGCGCGCGTCTCGTCGAGGCGGCGCCTTTCCGGCCATCCCAGCTCGCGCGCCATCAGATCGGCGACTCGCTCGGCTGCGGCACGTCCCTGGTCGGCCGTGAATCCGAGACGCGTGCGGCGCAGGAGCACGTCGGAGAGCCTGCGCGCCTGCTCCTCTCGGACGGCGAACACGACCTGCGCGGCGATGTCCGGATAGTCCGGCGCGAGACGCGCCCGGAGCGACGGGTCGATCACGGCGAGCTGGAGCACGCGAGCCGCGCGCCGCCCATACACCTCCTCGAGATGTGTCGCATCCCCATCCGAAACGGTGCTCCGCTCGGCGGCGAGCTCCTCGTCCACGGCGCCAGGCAGGGGCCGTTCGGCCGTCTCGGCGCGCCTCGTCACACCGAGCTTCTGGCAGGCGAGATCCGTGGCTTGCTCGGCGATCGCGCGGTAGCCCGTCAACTTGCTCCCGACAATCGTGATGAGGCCCTCCGCGCCCGTGCGATCGCCGTCGACAATGCGATGGAGGCGGGAGACTTTGGAGGCTGCGCCCTCCGCGCGCACGAGCGCACGGACACCCGCGTTGGTGAACAAGATGTCGCGCGGCCGGAGCCCCGGAAAGTACGGCCGCACAGAACGTAGGAGATAGTCGACGTCGGCGGCACCAGCGTGGGCAGATGCTGGATCGTCGCCGTAGTCGGTGTCGGTTGTGCCAATCCAGGTGTAGCCGAGCCACGGAATGACGAAGACCACACGACCGTCGACGGCGGATCGAAGCGCAACGGCATGCGTGGTGAGAGGCGGGACCGCAACGTGGATGCCTTGCGTCGTCCGCAGGCGGACGGGTGTGTCAGGCTCGAGCCGTCTGGCGACGCGATCCAGCCAAGGACCAGCCGCATTGACAACTACGCGCGCCTCGACGTCGACCTCACTGCCCTCGATGACGTCGCGCACGCGAAGACCGGTAACACGCGACCCTCGACGCAAGCTCCCAACGACGTCGGCGTAGTTGAAGGTCTCGGCACCGTGCGAGCTCGCGTCGAGAATGTTCTCGAGGCAGAGCCGCTCTGGCAGCGCCGCCTGCGCATCGTAGTACAACGCCGCGCCTTGGAGCCCGCGCGGCGCGAGGTGCGGCTCCAGGGATGCGACCTGCTCAGCGCGCAGCATGCGATGAGACGGCAGGGTCTTGTCGAAGCTCAGGGCGTCGTAGAGCTGCATCCCCAGGCGCAACCTCAGTCGCGCCCACCAGCGCTCGTTGTAGAACGGTAGCAGGAACGGCAGCGGCTTCACGAGGTGCGGGGCGTTCCGAAGGAGGATCTCGCGCTCGCGAAGGTCGAGCCGGACGAGTGGGAACGCGAACTGCTCGAGGTAGCGGAGTCCGCCGTGAATGAGACGGGTGGAACCGGCCGTCGTTCCACTGCCGTAGTCGGCCCGCTCGAACAGCGCGACGCTCAAGCCGCGCATCGCCGCGTCACGCGCAACGCCGGCGCCGATGATGCCGCCGCCAACGACGGCGAGGTCGACTCGGCGGCCGGCAAGAGAGGAGAGCTTGGACATGGAGCTGAGCTATTGTCTATATGTCTAGACAAGTTTACGACCACGGGCGCGTATCGGTCAAACGCGCCGCAACCTGGGTGCCGTTCGCTAGTGGGACGGGGCTTCCCGGCTTCGGACACGCTCAACGCGGCCGAGTTCGG
The window above is part of the Luteitalea sp. genome. Proteins encoded here:
- a CDS encoding FAD-dependent oxidoreductase, encoding MSKLSSLAGRRVDLAVVGGGIIGAGVARDAAMRGLSVALFERADYGSGTTAGSTRLIHGGLRYLEQFAFPLVRLDLREREILLRNAPHLVKPLPFLLPFYNERWWARLRLRLGMQLYDALSFDKTLPSHRMLRAEQVASLEPHLAPRGLQGAALYYDAQAALPERLCLENILDASSHGAETFNYADVVGSLRRGSRVTGLRVRDVIEGSEVDVEARVVVNAAGPWLDRVARRLEPDTPVRLRTTQGIHVAVPPLTTHAVALRSAVDGRVVFVIPWLGYTWIGTTDTDYGDDPASAHAGAADVDYLLRSVRPYFPGLRPRDILFTNAGVRALVRAEGAASKVSRLHRIVDGDRTGAEGLITIVGSKLTGYRAIAEQATDLACQKLGVTRRAETAERPLPGAVDEELAAERSTVSDGDATHLEEVYGRRAARVLQLAVIDPSLRARLAPDYPDIAAQVVFAVREEQARRLSDVLLRRTRLGFTADQGRAAAERVADLMARELGWPERRRLDETRAYHNVITATQAFRAPHDRACAESAR
- a CDS encoding UTRA domain-containing protein — its product is MAQPFGRVDRDLPIYVRIADAIHEEIVSGALQPNTKLPSEHALMEKYGVARETVRRALARLQASGFIYARRAVGNFVSEPLVDQELDELFSFSEVMAHRGMKAGARLLAAEIQELSAVDSPVLAALHLPVGERVIYLRRLRLGNKQPLVIATTFLPARLFPGFLDQDLKRKHVYDIMEQVYSRRPDDATQTFEAVTLNGEDAKRLAVAPGSPALLITRIGYSKGTPVEYATDYYRGDRTRFRVRLGHID
- a CDS encoding TIM barrel protein, which translates into the protein MNRRHFIQRTAAVASIATAGAVTEAAAQSAAKRTFKLKYAPHFGMFSNSAGEGPLDQLRFMADQGFTALEDNRMMRRTPELQQQIGDTLAKLGMTMGVFVIDTGGNDNMMFTTGKPENPGLFAKACEAAVVVAKRVSARWMTVVPGNFERQLPIGIQTGHVIDVLRAGADVLAKHDLTMVLEPLSDTPDLFLRTSDQTYEICRAVNSPACKILFDIYHMQRNEGHIIPHIDWAWEEIGYFQIGDVPGRKEPTTGEINYANVFEHVHQKMQETSRDFVFGMEHGNAFPGVEGEQKLIDAYVQVDSF